A region from the Drosophila bipectinata strain 14024-0381.07 chromosome 3R, DbipHiC1v2, whole genome shotgun sequence genome encodes:
- the Spn85F gene encoding uncharacterized protein Spn85F isoform X1 → MLSTGSKVSCIVMARLVLVVLLLQLAHIRSVASHYIQIDHEEFRASGFPHPHFPPPPSLTPLDHLPQVLAAKELTPAEVMVDLTNDLTHRLLHYHSILNRNNFAFSPTALVSVLVALYEGSAGNSAAELRNVLQLPNNRDVIRVGYRDIHRRLRTYFFGSDNPLKGLSLNKGNVTVLKDFETVLMFYGYDLSVDMLSSKPANLTGEAEMVNTTMASNATAGEMEETTTVKEAEATTEAPTTTEAPATTTTEEPATTTTEAPAEEATTEAPAASGEEAAEPAADDEAAELVSAFVAEEDAEPLLRIQKARVSKLPISKLQAPLKHSNPITPKPLYLPSARTIAAMPMMARQVAERKPSPLRQVISISAPPVANTSQSRRPKVARHKRHALPGYKDLDANLFLTLFSPHPHVPPHHLHIPPPVPAAFAPITNDFEPHFVVHTTFKVYNAVLYYKYFEHLKMSVLELELDTPEYNLMILLPDYQTDIVGAAASLKLGPTLRLMRKQLKPRWVQAIIPDFKLHGTMFLTNDLQNVSFEICK, encoded by the exons ATGCTATCAACTGGGAGCAAGGTCAGCTGCATTGTCATGGCTCGCTTGGTGCTAGTGGTGCTGCTCCTCCAGCTGGCCCACATCCGGAGCGTGGCGAGTCACTACATCCAGATCGATCATGAAGAGTTTCGAGCCAGCGGTTTTCCGCATCCCCATTTTCCTCCACCGCCATCGCTGACACCCCTGGATCACCTGCCTCAGGTGCTCGCCGCCAAGGAGCTCACACCCGCCGAGGTGATGGTAGACTTGACCAACGACCTCACCCACCGTCTGCTCCACTATCATTCTATTCTAAATCGAAACAATTTCGCCTTCTCGCCAACGGCTTTGGTCAGTGTCCTGGTTGCCCTGTACGAAGGATCTGCGGGAAATAGTGCTGCAGAGTTAAGAAACGTATTGCAACTTCCCAACAACCGCGATGTCATCCGAGTGGGATATCGCGACATTCATCGACGTTTGAGG ACCTACTTCTTTGGCTCCGACAATCCCCTGAAAGGACTAAGTTTGAACAAGGGCAATGTCACTGTCCTGAAGGACTTTGAGACAGTTCTCATGTTTTATGGCTACGATTTGAGTGTGGATATGCTATCCTCGAAGCCAGCCAATCTAACGGGGGAAGCTGAGATGGTGAACACCACCATGGCCAGTAATGCCACGGCTGGGGAAATGGAAGAGACCACCACAGTGAAAGAGGCCGAAGCCACAACGGAGGCTCCAACCACTACAGAAGCTCCAGCCACGACAACTACCGAGGAGCCTGCCACAACGACAACGGAAGCTCCGGCTGAGGAAGCCACCACAGAAGCGCCAGCCGCATCAGGAGAGGAGGCTGCTGAGCCTGCTGCCGATGATGAGGCAGCCGAGTTAGTTTCCGCTTTTGTGGCTGAGGAGGATGCCGAACCGCTGCTTCGTATTCAGAAGGCTAGGGTTTCCAAGCTGCCCATTAGCAAGCTCCAAGCACCTCTCAAGCACTCGAATCCGATCACACCAAAGCCTCTTTACCTTCCCAGCGCAAGGACAATAGCAGCTATGCCAATGATGGCTCGTCAGGTGGCAGAAAGAAAGCCATCTCCCCTCCGGCAAGTAATTTCCATTTCAGCTCCGCCAGTGGCGAACACTTCACAATCCAGACGACCAAAAGTGGCACGACACAAGCGCCACGCTCTTCCCGGCTACAAGGATCTGGACGCGAATCTCTTCTTGACTCTGTTTAGCCCACATCCGCATGTGCCACCGCATCATCTGCATATTCCTCCGCCAGTTCCCGCTGCATTCGCCCCAATCACAAATGATTTCGAGCCGCATTTT GTGGTGCACACCACCTTCAAGGTATACAATGCCGTGCTGTACTACAAGTACTTCGAGCACCTAAAAATGAGTGTGCTGGAACTGGAGCTGGACACGCCAGAGTACAATCTAATGATACTACTGCCCGACTACCAAACAGACATTGTTGGAGCTGCCGCCTCCTTGAAACTGGGACCCACCCTCCGGCTTATGAGGAAGCAATTGAAGCCACGATGGGTTCAGGCCATCATTCCAGACTTTAAGCTCCACGGAACCATGTTTCTCACCAATGACCTGCAGAATGTGAGTTTTGAAATTTGCAAATAA
- the Spn85F gene encoding uncharacterized protein Spn85F isoform X2, producing MLSTGSKVSCIVMARLVLVVLLLQLAHIRSVASHYIQIDHEEFRASGFPHPHFPPPPSLTPLDHLPQVLAAKELTPAEVMVDLTNDLTHRLLHYHSILNRNNFAFSPTALVSVLVALYEGSAGNSAAELRNVLQLPNNRDVIRVGYRDIHRRLRTYFFGSDNPLKGLSLNKGNVTVLKDFETVLMFYGYDLSVDMLSSKPANLTGEAEMVNTTMASNATAGEMEETTTVKEAEATTEAPTTTEAPATTTTEEPATTTTEAPAEEATTEAPAASGEEAAEPAADDEAAELVSAFVAEEDAEPLLRIQKARVSKLPISKLQAPLKHSNPITPKPLYLPSARTIAAMPMMARQVAERKPSPLRQVISISAPPVANTSQSRRPKVARHKRHALPGYKDLDANLFLTLFSPHPHVPPHHLHIPPPVPAAFAPITNDFEPHFVSDAAESKSNYNTDVISHVFYLGNQQVVHTTFKVYNAVLYYKYFEHLKMSVLELELDTPEYNLMILLPDYQTDIVGAAASLKLGPTLRLMRKQLKPRWVQAIIPDFKLHGTMFLTNDLQNMGICDVFEPNRADFRPMTDEKGVYVRHIEQSIDVTIRTHPINQLKRNYGAQTKPIQISVNHPFMFFIIDRDLDVAVMSGRILNPLNVRIQ from the exons ATGCTATCAACTGGGAGCAAGGTCAGCTGCATTGTCATGGCTCGCTTGGTGCTAGTGGTGCTGCTCCTCCAGCTGGCCCACATCCGGAGCGTGGCGAGTCACTACATCCAGATCGATCATGAAGAGTTTCGAGCCAGCGGTTTTCCGCATCCCCATTTTCCTCCACCGCCATCGCTGACACCCCTGGATCACCTGCCTCAGGTGCTCGCCGCCAAGGAGCTCACACCCGCCGAGGTGATGGTAGACTTGACCAACGACCTCACCCACCGTCTGCTCCACTATCATTCTATTCTAAATCGAAACAATTTCGCCTTCTCGCCAACGGCTTTGGTCAGTGTCCTGGTTGCCCTGTACGAAGGATCTGCGGGAAATAGTGCTGCAGAGTTAAGAAACGTATTGCAACTTCCCAACAACCGCGATGTCATCCGAGTGGGATATCGCGACATTCATCGACGTTTGAGG ACCTACTTCTTTGGCTCCGACAATCCCCTGAAAGGACTAAGTTTGAACAAGGGCAATGTCACTGTCCTGAAGGACTTTGAGACAGTTCTCATGTTTTATGGCTACGATTTGAGTGTGGATATGCTATCCTCGAAGCCAGCCAATCTAACGGGGGAAGCTGAGATGGTGAACACCACCATGGCCAGTAATGCCACGGCTGGGGAAATGGAAGAGACCACCACAGTGAAAGAGGCCGAAGCCACAACGGAGGCTCCAACCACTACAGAAGCTCCAGCCACGACAACTACCGAGGAGCCTGCCACAACGACAACGGAAGCTCCGGCTGAGGAAGCCACCACAGAAGCGCCAGCCGCATCAGGAGAGGAGGCTGCTGAGCCTGCTGCCGATGATGAGGCAGCCGAGTTAGTTTCCGCTTTTGTGGCTGAGGAGGATGCCGAACCGCTGCTTCGTATTCAGAAGGCTAGGGTTTCCAAGCTGCCCATTAGCAAGCTCCAAGCACCTCTCAAGCACTCGAATCCGATCACACCAAAGCCTCTTTACCTTCCCAGCGCAAGGACAATAGCAGCTATGCCAATGATGGCTCGTCAGGTGGCAGAAAGAAAGCCATCTCCCCTCCGGCAAGTAATTTCCATTTCAGCTCCGCCAGTGGCGAACACTTCACAATCCAGACGACCAAAAGTGGCACGACACAAGCGCCACGCTCTTCCCGGCTACAAGGATCTGGACGCGAATCTCTTCTTGACTCTGTTTAGCCCACATCCGCATGTGCCACCGCATCATCTGCATATTCCTCCGCCAGTTCCCGCTGCATTCGCCCCAATCACAAATGATTTCGAGCCGCATTTTGTGAGTGATGCGGCAGAGAGCAAGTCTAACTATAACACGGATGTGATTAGCCATGTCTTCTACTTGGGCAATCAGCAGGTGGTGCACACCACCTTCAAGGTATACAATGCCGTGCTGTACTACAAGTACTTCGAGCACCTAAAAATGAGTGTGCTGGAACTGGAGCTGGACACGCCAGAGTACAATCTAATGATACTACTGCCCGACTACCAAACAGACATTGTTGGAGCTGCCGCCTCCTTGAAACTGGGACCCACCCTCCGGCTTATGAGGAAGCAATTGAAGCCACGATGGGTTCAGGCCATCATTCCAGACTTTAAGCTCCACGGAACCATGTTTCTCACCAATGACCTGCAGAAT ATGGGAAT CTGTGACGTCTTTGAGCCAAATCGAGCCGATTTTCGACCCATGACTGATGAGAAGGGCGTCTATGTGCGGCACATTGAGCAATCCATAGACGTCACCATCCGAACGCATCCCATCAATCAGCTGAAGC GCAACTATGGCGCGCAAACGAAGCCCATTCAGATCTCTGTGAACCAtccgtttatgtttttcaTCATTGATCGCGACCTGGACGTCGCTGTAATGTCGGGCCGCATACTGAATCCGCTGAACGTGCGCATCCAATGA
- the LOC108129292 gene encoding dynein light chain Tctex-type protein 2B: MADKKSLGETKKSTQTSAASKKAEKLQKKSVKGSQTTGLGDGEEMPAKSSAQPTAYSMRPAFGEMFPLPIVKNIMNSVMAEKLREKTYDKDVASKWTSEIADEINQQIASNPKVKRYKHVVQVMLGQELGAGATYNSRCCWDCDCDTSISEVYSNTSLFCVCTVFGTYQY; encoded by the exons ATGGCGGACAAGAAGTCGTTGGGAGAAACCAAGAAATCAACGCAGACATCAGCGGCTTCAAAAAAGGCGGAAAAACTTCAAAAGAAGTCGGTTAAGGGGTCTCAAACCACTGGGCTGGGTGATGGAGAGGAAATGCCGGCAAAGTCCTCGGCGCAGCCCACTGCGTACAGCATGCGACCGGCTTTTGGAGAGATGTTTCCCCTGCCCATTGTAAAGAATATAATGAACAGCGTTATGGCCGAAAAACTGAGAG AAAAAACCTATGACAAGGACGTGGCCAGTAAGTGGACCAGTGAAATAGCCGACGAGATCAACCAGCAGATTGCATCCAATCCTAAGGTCAAACGGTACAAGCATGTGGTCCAGGTGATGCTTGGCCAGGAGCTGGGAGCAGGAGCCACCTACAATTCGCGTTGCTGCTgggactgcgactgcgacacCTCCATATCCGAGGTCTACAGCAACACCAgtttgttttgtgtgtgtACTGTGTTTGGGACTTATCAGTATTAG